The following are from one region of the Malassezia vespertilionis chromosome 4, complete sequence genome:
- the FAR11 gene encoding Factor arrest protein 11 (BUSCO:EOG09260RVQ; EggNog:ENOG503NW4G; COG:S), whose protein sequence is MGPTEGDGGLGARADAQGAAHDVPADFEYTFDVEQDTDCVENELDEFYAYVEAPLFVENYERWMAWCTQKWAQLNVRTQDGQSAEPGAWAALAPRTRRQILQRLVSSLDLSDASSRLDASRALLYHLQGSYNAACSEAEQLQWIKENAGTVFDLGGVDDIYAALKRACWKFGWFSALPDYMPGQEEGKEPLLTPNVKTEYLEEINVEITICFALLYSILQVMHGNFDLSDALMALDPPLPVYMYTLVANLREKSIKGFPVKKMVLLLWKSLLATLGGAGDIARCKRLARERDGLGAMQKTEQRTPATPDDIRLFRQELSAKYPTLVLPHGMRRIVGAEQLAQATQPLPMAHEKPDKDMVLPEMHNTERTAFTLNTQMRTNKQKFQTDQRRPFVLPYSAQMHQGTTVPESIQEALGLFQEHLHIDTAVWQTCTVREEYLARLQGAEDVPGCAEAQKERGRAKATQALDTILAEMHLSSSPSSATAQRAQDTKRLQWVDTLYGAILPELQSAVIVLLKLILATTTSGGTNSAYTRAVAEGVPSEKAPDPTLEDMDIVRHREIFNKGISSVLLLTLRWFKASHALKYEYLAQVMLDSNVLLLILKIFGLQEVSQFVRWRSEVPEFGMFSFCRMVHVDNVPPASPHDILANATLRLGDVWSEYKDVDRITHGQSIAGPHPHETAYSWRNFATTFRLTQILHKVTKRKVHRILLLVQYKSSAILKRTLKIKHRRLHQYVLRLIKSQVPYCGRKWRQSNMRTITQIYLLCKPVLRDDWLGSGDVDAEIDSSLPAEQTLRTLIQFYNQAYFSVRTSIAGASGIAEEAESSALAADAAAKQSARTERTLGAGHDSASVIFERDAFPLRSHAGASSTPGRYISAIPLEGYLDAYEDVFSEMFGEIGDALDMLTQESPLSHGQDDGTDNAQGDGGSDGAMHGDENCNNWEHMSPREMQLLLSPSGERVHSRPSSRSNSMSHERRVNSNPAQGRPLLHWNMEDLVEDAIENSEATAARPATPLQPVPAAPRTPPQPGGIDEVEHLFGA, encoded by the coding sequence ATGGGCCCCACCGAAGGTGACGGtgggcttggcgcgcgtgccgatgcgcagggtgcggcgcacgacgTGCCTGCGGATTTTGAGTACACATTTGACGTGGAGCAGGATACGGACTGTGTTGAGAATGAGCTGGACGAGTTTTATGCGTACgtcgaagcgccgctgttTGTGGAAAACTACGAGCGCTGGATGGCGTGGTGCACACAAAAATGGGCGCAGCTCAACGTGCGCACGCAAGATGGCCAGTCTGCCGAGCCTGgcgcatgggcggcatTGGCGCCGCGGACGCGGAGGCAAattttgcagcgcctcgtgtCGTCATTGGACTTGAGCGATGCGTCGTCGCGACTcgatgcgtcgcgcgcgcttttaTACCACCTGCAAGGCTCGTACAATGCTGCATGCAGTGAAGCAGAACAGCTGCAGTGGATCAAGGAGAATGCAGGCACAGTGTTTGATCTCGGCGGTGTGGACGATATCTATGCTGCGCTCAAACGCGCGTGCTGGAAGTTTGGATGGTTCAGCGCCCTGCCCGACTACATGCCTGGGCAAGAAGAAGGGAAAGAGCCGCTGCTTACCCCCAACGTCAAGACCGAGTATTTGGAAGAAATCAATGTGGAAATCACGATTtgttttgcgctgctctaCTCCATCCTGCAAGTGATGCACGGGAATTTTGACCTGAGCGACGCGCTCATGGCGCTCGATCCTCCATTGCCCGTGTACATGTATACCTTGGTCGCGAATCTGCGTGAGAAGAGCATCAAAGGGTTTCCTGTAAAGAAAATGGTGCTGCTATTGTGGAAATCGCTGCTTGCCACGCTCGGTGGTGCTGGCGATAttgcgcggtgcaagcGTCTCgcacgcgagcgcgacgggctcggcgcgatgcaaaagacagagcagcgcacaccTGCCACACCGGACGACATACGCCTGTTCCGCCAAGAGCTTTCGGCCAAATACCCCACACTTGTTCTTCCCCacggcatgcgccgcattgtgGGCGCagagcagcttgcgcaagcgacACAGCCCTTGCCCATGGCGCACGAAAAGCCCGACAAAGACATGGTGCTTCCAGAGATGCACAATACCGAGCGCACTGCCTTTACGCTCAACACGCAAATGCGCACCAACAAGCAAAAGTTCCAAACGGACCAGCGGCGCCCATTTGTGCTGCCCTACTCGGCGCAGATGCACCAGGGCACTACGGTCCCAGAGAGCATCCAAGAAGCCCTTGGTCTTTTCCAGGAGCACTTGCACATCGACACTGCGGTGTGGCAGACGTGTACGGTGCGCGAGGAATACCTTGCGAGgctgcaaggcgcggaGGATGTGCCTGGATGTGCCGAGGcgcaaaaagagcgcggGCGTGCCAAGGCAACCCAGGCCCTCGACACCATCCTCGCCGAGATGCATCTTTCCTcgtcgccgagcagcgctactgcgcagcgtgcccaAGATACCAAACGATTGCAATGGGTAGATACGCTCTACGGTGCGATCCTTCCTGagctgcaaagcgccgtGATTGTGCTTTTGAAGCTGATCCTTGCGACCACAACGTCTGGCGGCACAAACAGCGCATATACGCGCGCGGTTGCCGAAGGAGTCCCTTCGGAAAAAGCGCCGGACCCCACGCTGGAAGACATGGATATCGTGCGGCACCGCGAAATTTTCAACAAAGGAATCAGCTCTGTGCTTCTTCTCACGCTGCGGTGGTTCAAAGCGAGCCACGCACTGAAATACGAGTACCTTGCCCAGGTCATGCTCGACTCTAACGTCCTTCTCCTCATTTTGAAAATCTTTGGGCTCCAGGAAGTGAGCCAATTTGTGCGCTGGCGGAGCGAGGTGCCTGAATTCGGCATGTTTTCCTTTTGCCGCATGGTGCATGTGGACAATGTGCCGCCAGCGTCACCACACGACATCCTTGCAAACGCAACGTTGCGGCTTGGGGATGTATGGAGCGAGTACAAGGATGTGGACCGGATCACACATGGCCAGAGCATCGCTGGCCCCCACCCCCACGAAACGGCCTACTCCTGGCGCAACTTTGCCACGACTTTCCGCCTCACCCAGATCCTGCACAAGGTCACGAAGCGCAAAGTGCACCGGATCCTCTTGCTCGTCCAGTACAAGAGCTCGGCGATTTTGAAGCGCACGCTGAAAATCAAGCACCGCCGGCTGCACCAATACGTTTTGCGGCTGATCAAGAGCCAAGTGCCGTACTGCGGGCGCAAATGGCGCCAGTCGAACATGCGCACCATCACCCAAATCTATCTCTTGTGCAAgcccgtgctgcgcgacgactggctcggcagcggcgacgtCGACGCAGAGATCGATTCATCGCTGCCCGCGGAGCAAACCCTGCGCACCTTGATCCAGTTTTACAACCAGGCATATTTCtccgtgcgcacgtcgaTTGCGGGGGCGAGCGGAATTGCAGAGGAGGCGGAGAGCAgtgcgcttgctgcagacgctgcagcgaaGCAGTCTGCCCGTAcggagcgcacgctgggCGCAGGTCACGATTCTGCCTCGGTGATTTTCGAGCGTGATGCGTttccgctgcgcagccaTGCCGGCGCCTCCAGCACGCCCGGGCGCTACATTTCCGCCATTCCGCTGGAGGGGTATTTGGATGCGTACGAGGATGTATTTAGCGAAATGTTCGGCGAAATTGGCGACGCACTGGACATGCTTACGCAGGAGTCGCCTCTGAGCCACGGCCAAGACGACGGCACGGACAATGCACAAGGCGACGGCGGATCGGACGGCGCTATGCACGGCGACGAGAACTGCAATAACTGGGAGCACATGAGCCCTAGAGAAATGCAGCTCCTTCTCTCCCCGAGCGGCGAGCGTGTACACAGCCGCCCATCTTCGCGCTCGAACTCCATGTcgcacgagcggcgcgtaaATTCGAACCCCGCGCAAGGGCGCCCCTTGCTGCACTGGAACATGGAAGATTTGGTCGAGGACGCGATCGAGAACAGTGAGGcgaccgcagcgcgccccgcgacgccgctgcagcccGTTCCCGCGgcaccgcgcacgccgccgcagccggGCGGGATTGATGAAGTAGAACACTTGTTCGGTGCATAG
- the SUV3 gene encoding RNA helicase (COG:A; EggNog:ENOG503NVKA), translating to MASCMLLVLRFARQGVRHVQYTPLRYRSTDSHLRSRPPRRTRFVDKTPPPPPELHGPPKPTPTSRIRKMVYTEAHALPTNTAFIARLGGFGIVPMVLRIVLQQPGLVCDDLSALWRAMLEKWSLAVQKGSPDALVFAPWSTIAADFDGAGKSAIQRACMQTFLLWTTTMLRRASARRGTHAVVALQSALRQLELLRSMADMRVPEHAYMPARTLTRQIHMHVGPTNSGKTHGALVALSRARTGLYAGPLRLLAHEVWERLNEGTIAPEIPPRACNLRTGEEQRIVDPLAGLVSCTVEMTDPNGSYDVAVIDEIQMLADLQRGPAWTQAVLGLPAKELHLCGEASAVPLARRLADLCGDVLHVHTYERLTPLSVAPTSLEGNLAQIQRGDCIVAFSRNAIFQLKRQIETQTSLQCAVAYGNLPPETKSEQAKLFNAGKLDVMVASDAIGMGLNLKIKRVIFDALAKWNGAEMVSLSVSQIKQIAGRAGRYGTLRDAQGGLVLTRYARDMPLLRAALDAPTLPLVRAALQPPSGMLESLALLLPFSGNGGADRSARSLSELYQDMTLLAQIEPGTFAFANFDAQSALAPILELRGRNMLTHAEKERWANAPVNLRDERAVAWFGNAVELYARGELIPFERCARFLGTLEAEQQVTGAMCAAQARRDEARRGGGQVLPLEAYTHANDADILTVDTLMLLESHHRALSLYLWLSFRFPLAFCFREDVEKRKAGTEKAIEFCLDAIRIQRARRLTKLGRADQVGAAQRAVLQV from the coding sequence ATGGCGTCGTGCATGCTTTTagtgctgcgctttgcgcggcaGGGAGTGCGGCATGTGCAGTATACCCCATTGCGATATCGCAGCACAGACTCACATCTACGTTCCCGtccgccgcgacgcacgcgctttgTGGACAAaacgccgccgccgccgccagagcTGCATGGGCCGCCAAAGCCTACACCCACGTCACGGATCCGCAAGATGGTGTACACGGAAGCGCATGCATTGCCTACTAATACCGCGTTtatcgcgcgcctcgggGGATTTGGCATCGTCCCCATGGTACTGCGCATTGTCTTACAGCAACCGGGCCTAGTGTGCGACGATTTGTCGGCCCTatggcgcgccatgctggAGAAATGGTCGCTTGCTGTGCAAAAAGGCAGCCCGGATGCGCTTGTATTTGCGCCGTGGTCTACGATAGCCGCGGATTTCGACGGCGCTGGGAAGAGTGCGATacagcgtgcgtgcatgcaaacGTTCCTGCTGTGGACAACGACCATgcttcggcgcgcatctgcgcggcgcggcacacacGCCGTGGTAGCGCTGCAATCGGCGCTACGCCAGCTCGAGCTCTTGCGTTCCATGGCTGATATGCGCGTTCCTGAGCATGCATACATGCCTGCACGCACCTTGACGCGCCAAATTCACATGCATGTGGGGCCCACCAACTCTGGAAaaacgcacggcgcgctggtggcactttcgcgcgcaagaacgGGCCTGTATGCGGGGCCGCTGCGATTGTTGGCGCACGAAGTGTGGGAGCGGCTCAATGAAGGCACCATTGCGCCGGAAATTCCGCCGCGTGCGTGCAACTTGCGCACCGGCGAGGaacagcgcatcgtcgaccCGCTGGCCGGGCTCGTGTCGTGCACGGTAGAAATGACCGATCCCAACGGGTCCTACGATGTCGCAGTCATTGACGAGATCCAAATGCTCGCGGACTTGCAGCGCGGGCCTGCGTGGACACAGGCGGTGCTTGGGCTGCCTGCAAAGGAGCTGCATCTGTGCGGCGAAGCGAGCGCCGTACcacttgcacggcgcttggcagATCTGTGCGGGGATGTGTTGCATGTCCATACCTACGAGCGCCTCACGCCGCTGTCTGTCGCGCCCACAAGCTTGGAGGGTAATCTCGCGCagatccagcgcggcgactgCATCGTCGCATTCAGCCGCAACGCCATTTTTCAGCTCAAACGCCAGATTGAGACGCAGACGTCGCTGCAGTGTGCCGTTGCGTATGGCAACTTGCCGCCAGAGACCAAGAGCGAGCAGGCAAAACTGTTCAACGCTGGAAAACTAGACGTGATGGTCGCGAGCGACGCCATCGGAATGGGACTGAATTTAAAAATCAAGCGCGTCATtttcgacgcgctcgccaaatGGAATGGAGCCGAGATGGTCTCGCTGTCTGTATCGCAAATAAAACAGATTGCAGGGCGTGCAGGGCGGTATGGGACGTTGCGCGATGCTCAGGGAGGACTTGTATTGACGCGATACGCACGCGACATGCCGCtcctgcgcgctgcgctcgacgcgccgacACTGCCGCtggtgcgtgcagcgctgcagccgccCAGTGGCATGCTCGAATCCCTCGCGCTCTTGCTGCCTTTCTCTGGAAATGGAGGTGCGgaccgcagcgcacgctcgctCTCGGAACTGTACCAAGACATGACACTCCTCGCCCAAATCGAGCCCGGCACGTTTGCCTTCGCCAACTTTGACGCGCAGAGTGCCTTGGCACCTATTCTGGAGCTGCGGGGTAGGAATATGCTGACACACGCCGAGAAAGAGCGGTGGGCAAATGCGCCGGTGAacttgcgcgacgagcgcgccgtcgcctgGTTTGGCAATGCGGTCGAGCTGTAcgcacgcggcgagctTATCCCGTTTGAGCGATGTGCACGCTTCCTCGGCACACTCGAGGCGGAGCAGCAAGTAACGGGAGCCatgtgtgcagcgcaggcgcggcgcgacgaggcgcggcgcggcggtgggCAAGTGCTGCCGCTCGAAGCATATACCCACGCCAACGACGCGGATATTTTGACGGTGGATACATTGATGTTGCTAGAATCGCATCATCGCGCCTTGTCCTTGTACCTATGGCTCTCCTTCCGCTTTCCACTTGCATTCTGCTTCCGCGAAGACGTGGaaaagcgcaaggcggGGACGGAAAAGGCGATTGAGTTTTGCCTCGATGCAATTCGCATccaacgcgcgcgtcgcttgaCGAAATTGGGGCGTGCGGACCAAGTgggggcggcgcagcgcgcagtATTGCAAGTATAA
- a CDS encoding uncharacterized protein (EggNog:ENOG503P8XX; COG:S) codes for MAKDGGGVLRKVRPSVRPAAGFAYSQLNTAAIQLLSCTGFQGASANACAVLAELIQRYVQLLARTSADFAQSANRVEETAWDIECAVNHIMGEDAFTEVHEWADDENIWKRDSQDWVPEAIGEQCKRLAKQGARPLPVVKETFTYEQLSSSMLAELEIRRAAHEAMDEGVVWDDAPSDAFATSVLPPVSGYIPAFLPALPDMHAEHPALALMEEDEEERKPAILHHAMQKKRLDILAPTGDVNAKDRDGVRRVWRRRAAEYNGVLSEESNARNKLPSIEAFHSMQPSASESVDAAPRHMSSLDAFLHAAEELTDDPTVHSPLYLTSLARSHHVNPNSSAFIDGAFKRRRLAHCFADPLRYMPNDSVHGCVNVHPASPSYAPGPSLLITIPDAKEGHEEDITASPVFTPVHPHGRAVTMNIPSGALYPSLSYRFPPQLYAGVRLVTVPTLQRVFSRSADPPALLDDHHTERVFHGMSASRTLMTGTMMSVQNRDSTSAMVNRYRGGNSVLHASLERLRFSLAAQLAAQRQALKEHGKVDELDEEPIRGERIKMPTSGTLVYSWNWQQAMPWASS; via the coding sequence ATGGCCAAAGACGGCGGCGGAGTGttgcgcaaggtgcggcCGTCGGTGCGCCCCGCGGCCGGCTTTGCGTATTCGCAGCTGAATACAGCTGCGATACAGCTGCTATCTTGCACAGGCTTCCaaggcgcaagcgcgaatGCGTGCGCTGTACTTGCAGAGCTGATCCAGCGCTATGTGCAGTTGctcgcacgcacaagcgctgATTTTGCACAGAGTGCAAACAGAGTCGAGGAGACGGCGTGGGACATTGAGTGTGCCGTGAACCATATTATGGGCGAAGATGCGTTTACGGAAGTGCACGAGTGGGCAGACGACGAAAATATTTGGAAGCGCGATAGCCAAGATTGGGTGCCCGAGGCGATTGGGGAGCAATGCAAGCGGCTAGCGAAGCAAGGTGCGCGGCCTTTGCCCGTGGTCAAAGAGACATTTACCTACGAACAACTCTCTTCATCgatgcttgccgagctcgagatcaggcgcgctgcacacgaaGCGATGGACGAGGGCGTGGTGtgggacgatgcgccgtcggATGCCTTCGCGACCAGCGTTTTGCCGCCTGTTTCTGGCTACATTCCCGCGTTTCTTCCAGCGCTCCCAGACATGCATGCTGAGCATCCTGCTCTCGCGCTCATGGAAGAAgacgaagaggagcgcaagccaGCGATCCTCCACCATGCCATGCAAAAAAAACGGCTCGACATACTTGCGCCCACCGGCGATGTCAACGCAAAAGACAGGGAcggtgtgcggcgcgtatggcggcgccgtgcggccGAGTACAACGGCGTGCTCTCTGAAGAGTCCAACGCACGCAACAAACTACCGTCGATCGAAGCGTTCCATTCGATGCAGCCCTCAGCAAGCGAGTCTGTGGatgctgcaccgcgccacATGTCTTCTCTAGACGCATTCTTGCATGCAGCCGAAGAGCTGACCGATGATCCCACCGTGCATTCTCCCCTGTACCTTACCTCGCTCGCACGCTCGCACCACGTCAACCCCAACTCGTCCGCGTTCATCGACGGCGCATTCAAGCGCCGACGCCTTGCGCACTGTTTTGCCGATCCCCTGCGCTACATGCCGAACGACTCGGTGCATGGCTGCGTGAACGTGCATCCGGCCTCGCCCTCCTATGCACCCGGCCCCAGTCTGTTGATCACCATTCCCGACGCGAAAGAAGGCCACGAGGAGGACATTACCGCCTCCCCCGTCTTCACTCCCGTCCATCCGCACGGCCGTGCGGTGACGATGAATAttcccagcggcgcgctgtaccCCTCCTTGTCCTACCGCTTCCCGCCCCAGCTCTATGCGGGCGTTCGGCTGGTCACCGTGCCTACTTTGCAGCGTGTCTTTTCGCGAAGTGCAGACCCGCCAGCGCTATTGGACGATCATCATACAGAGCGCGTTTTCCACGGCATGTCGGCGAGTCGCACGCTTATGACGGGCACGATGATGTCTGTACAGAACCGCGACTCGACGAGCGCCATGGTGAATCGGTACCGCGGCGGAAATTCAGTGCTGCACGCTTCTTTGGAGCGACTTCGTTTCTCTCTagccgcgcagcttgccgcgcagcgccaagctctTAAAGAGCACGGCAAGGTCGACGAGCTTGACGAGGAGCCGATTCGCGGCGAGCGTATCAAAATGCCGACGTCTGGCACGCTGGTCTATTCGTGGAACTGGCAGCAGGCGATGCCATGGGCATCCTCTTGA
- the WBP1 gene encoding oligosaccharyl transferase glycoprotein complex, beta subunit (COG:G; TransMembrane:1 (n6-16c21/22o450-471i); SECRETED:SignalP(1-20); EggNog:ENOG503NWIM), whose amino-acid sequence MGSVRAALAIVLLCIAHVLAAASATGNRVLAIVDNVSEYSAWTAHVRQQGYDVVLLHEHEAGALDLNLFGKRTFDHIAMLAPHTKQSQGALSPQALVAFLENGGNLVVALNANRTEQWRDFAREFGVEFGERRAMLIDHFSYDANLDSGDHTAVRVGGIREHFAPGGPVPNRGVFGFDTLELLALHPMVYRGVAHRVGPNPLLFSVLAPPGASYEGDVPSLERTSEGYRAQNLDKLEPLYGDKQLLTGFDAASDSAPAALASATQLLGNAARVVFVGSTELFKNTLYSDAALSNRAVLNDLVSWAFQERGVLRVLGTSHERIRKNEHDVRPEYDEVPGIKARVYRIKDEVHYTLDVAEYVHGAWAPTVDDLDLQLSVTMLDPHLTLPLVAEKTAHFTRYATKLRLPDRHGVFTLRVDWKRHGWTYILAEDTVPVRPFNHDEYPRMLSSSWPYIAGAMSTMLAFTVFTFLWLTMPSPKSKQE is encoded by the coding sequence ATGGGGTCTGTACGGGCAGCGCTCGCGATCGtcttgctgtgcatcgcacaTGTTTTGGCAGCGGCTTCGGCTACCGGTAATCGCGTATTGGCGATTGTAGACAATGTGTCTGAATATAGTGCGTGGACCGCACATGTACGGCAGCAGGGCTACGACGttgtgctgctgcacgaaCACGAGGCGGGGGCACTCGACCTGAACTTGTTTGGCAAGCGCACGTTTGATCATATCGCCATGCTTGCACCACACACAAAGCAGTCCCAAGGCGCGCTCTcgccgcaggcgctcgTCGCATTCTTGGAAAACGGCGGAAATTTGGTGGTTGCATTGAATGCGAACCGCACCGAGCAATGGCGcgactttgcgcgcgagtttggcgtcgagtttggcgagcgccgcgcgatgcttaTCGACCACTTTTCCTACGATGCGAACCTCGATTCCGGCGACCATACCGCCGTGCGTGTGGGCGGCATCCGCGAGCATTTTGCCCCGGGCGGCCCCGTGCCGAACCGCGGCGTGTTTGGCTtcgacacgctcgagctgctcgcccTGCACCCCATGGTGTACCGTGGCGTCGCACACCGCGTCGGGCCGAACCCACTCCTCTTTTCCGtcctcgcgccgcccggAGCGTCGTACGAGGGCGACGTTCCCTCCCTCGAGCGCACTTCGGAAGGATACAGAGCACAGAATTTGGACAAGCTGGAGCCGTTGTACGGCGACAAGCAACTGCTCACCGGATtcgacgcggcgtcggactctgcgcccgccgcgctcgcctccgcgacgcagctgctggGCAACGCGGCAAGGGTCGTGTTTGTGGGCTCGACCGAGTTGTTCAAAAATACGCTCtacagcgacgcggcctTGTCCAACCGTGCCGTTCTAAACGACCTCGTGAGCTGGGCGTTCCAAGAGCGTGGTGTTTTGCGTGTACTCGGCACCTcgcacgagcgcatccgcaAAAACGAGCACGACGTCCGGCCCGAGTACGATGAAGTGCCGGGCATAAAAGCCCGCGTGTACCGCATCAAGGACGAGGTGCACTATACGCTCGACGTTGCAGAGTACGTGCATGGCGCATGGGCGCCTACCGTGGACGACCTCGATCTGCAGCTGTCGGTCACGATGCTCGATCCGCACCTCACACTGCCGCTCGTTGCAGAAAAGACGGCGCACTTTACGCGCTACGCTACAAAACTGCGCCTGCCAGACAGGCACGGCGTCTTTACACTGCGTGTGGACTGGAAGCGCCACGGATGGACTTACATTCTTGCTGAGGATACCGTGCCTGTGCGTCCTTTCAACCACGACGAGTATCCGCGCATGCTCAGCAGCAGTTGGCCGTACATTGCAGGCGCCATGTCTACCATGCTCGCATTCACCGTATTTACATTCTTGTGGCTTACTATGCCCAGCCCCAAGTCGAAGCAGGAGTAG
- a CDS encoding diphthine--ammonia ligase (COG:J; EggNog:ENOG503NVBK) translates to MKVVGLLSGGKDSCFNLCHCVLQGHTIVALATLAPPHGQDEMDSFMYQTVGHDAVQAIADAMHLPLYRAPIMGQALNQSSVYGAVDPRQGQGESEEDETEDLYRLLCTVQHHHPDITGVSVGAILSNYQRVRVEHVAMRASLQPLAYLWHRNQSTLLAEMNRCGLVAVLIKVAGIGLGERDLGKTLVALQPKLENLHALYGAHVCGEGGEYETLALDSLLFHERVHIEATETVLHSDAAFASVLYLRILRTALHPKDPSTFGAAAVAAQLQAPPLLDSMGAWTLAQARGVALQAPHASAPHATTLADLSIAHRGAWLAMGNVYHAAPTLEAQIQRIFDTVQVTLAQHAMTMADVCFVQIYLANPMHAASLDALYATRFGAAPPARAQASLPYTVPNVDVMLDVVACSAPTERRVLHIQSQSYWAPPSLGPCAQAVKADHRVFLAAQIGLVPSTLEVPVDEAVQSALALQHVRRVALAVREWSYAPCEGWIEGGIVWLASAHDPTAQLERAWETQLEGDASDDVFLQSVRAADWLGHHPAHVPLLFVHLARDALPRNAAVAWQLTANTGSSCAMEREAPCDPAFSRGTFVHNNVLCMYSMITTPYMASCALAMYRVDAPNRCTDQASLVRAEFRAALSAKLLYTDKDAHAMLAAALGPPTAALSALPVRGWALAGHVPPRSYTNRAACTFLR, encoded by the exons ATGAAGGTGGTGGGTCTCTTGTCTGGCGGCAAAGACAGCTGTTTCAACCTGTGCCACTGTGTGTTGCAAGGGCACACGATTGTAGCGCTTGCGACCCTAGCGCCGCCTCACGGCCAAG ATGAAATGGATTCATTTATGTACCAAACGGTGGGCCACGATGCCGTCCAAGCCATTGCCGACGCCATGCACCTGCCGCTGTACCGCGCACCGATCATGGGACAAGCATTGAATCAGTCATCTGTGTATGGCGCGGTGGACCCCCGCCAAGGCCAAGGCGAAAGCGAGGAAGACGAGACGGAGGATTTGTACCGATTGCTGTGCACGGTACAGCATCACCATCCCGACATTACAGGCGTCAGTGTCGGCGCGATTTTGTCCAACTACCAAAGAgtgcgcgtcgagcacgtcgcgatgcgtgcgtcgctgcagccgCTAGCGTACCTCTGGCACAGGAACCAATccacgctgctcgccgaAATGAACCGCTGCGGACTGGTCGCGGTGCTCATCAAAGTCGCAGGAATAGGGCTCGGCGAGCGAGACCTAGGAAAGACGctcgtggcgctgcagcccaAGCTGGAAAATCTGCATGCCTTGTACGGCGCACACGTCTGCGGCGAAGGCGGCGAGTACGAAACGCTGGCGCTCGACTCGCTCCTCTTCCACGAGCGCGTCCACATCGAGGCTACCGAAACCGTGCTGCACTCGGACGCTGCGTTTGCCAGTGTGTTGTACCTCCGGATCCTGCGCACCGCCTTGCATCCAAAAGATCCGTCGAcgtttggcgccgccgccgtcgcagcgcagctgcaagcCCCTCCGCTGCTCGATTCCATGGGTGCGTGGACGCTGGCACAAGCGCGGGGCGTGGCGTTGCAGGCAccgcacgcaagcgcgccacaTGCCACCACGCTGGCCGACCTCTCTATCGCACACCGGGGCGCATGGCTCGCGATGGGCAATGTATAccacgcagcgcccacgCTTGAAGCCCAGATCCAGCGCATTTTCGACACCGTCCAAGTgacgcttgcacagcacgccATGACCATGGCGGACGTGTGCTTTGTTCAAATCTACCTTGCGAATCCCATGCACGCTGCCAGCCTCGACGCACTGtacgcgacgcgctttggcgcagcgccgccggcgcgtgcacaagcgTCTCTGCCGTACACTGTCCCGAATGTGGACGTGATGCTTGACGTGGTGGCCTGTTCTGCCCCTaccgagcggcgcgtcctGCATATCCAGAGCCAGAGCTACTGGGCGCCGCCCAGCCTCGGCCCGTGCGCACAAGCTGTCAAGGCAGACCACCGCGTTtttcttgcggcgcagattGGCCTAGTTCCGTCCACGCTAGAGGTTCCTGTTGACGAGGCAGTGCAGTCTGCGCTCGCATTGCAGCATGTGCGTCGCGTTGCCCTCGCCGTCCGCGAGTGGAGCTATGCGCCGTGTGAGGGATGGATCGAGGGAGGTATTGTATGGCTGGCCAGTGCCCACGACCCAACTGCTcagctcgagcgtgcgtgggAAACGCAGCTGGAGGgcgatgcaagcgacgATGTATTTCTTCAGTcggtgcgtgcagcggACTGGCTTGGCCACCATCCTGCGCATGTTCCCCTCCTGTTTGtgcatctcgcgcgcgatgcactcCCAAGGAACGCTGCGGTTGCGTGGCAGCTCACCGCGAACACAGGCAGTTCGTGCGcgatggagcgcgaggcgccATGCGACCCTGCCTTTTCTCGCGGCACGTTTGTGCACAACAACGTCCTGTGCATGTACAGCATGATTACCACGCCGTACATGGCGTCGTGTGCATTGGCCATGTACCGCGTCGACGCGCCGAACCGCTGCACCGACCAGGCAtcgcttgtgcgcgccgaattccgcgcggcgctgagcgcAAAGCTGTTGTACACCGACAAGGACGCGCATGCCAtgctcgctgctgcgctgggccCACCgaccgcggcgctttcTGCGCTCCCGGTGCGTGGCTGGGCGCTCGCTGGGCATGTACCGCCCAGGTCCTACACgaatcgcgccgcatgcacGTTTTTGCGATAG